One window of the Lactobacillus sp. PV034 genome contains the following:
- a CDS encoding dUTP diphosphatase, translated as MRTRGFEVVSKYKDKNINLPQRQTIASAGYDFEAAEDITIPSIWCLDFVRIYRLIRNGHELNELDLERAEKILKPILVPTGIKAYMPEDEVLILANRSSNTFKHNISLPNGIGVVDSDYYNNEKNEGELFFQFINYGVRPRKIKKGDRIGQGIFMKYLKADDDQPVQKKRIGGFGSSGIN; from the coding sequence ATGCGGACGCGAGGATTTGAAGTAGTTTCAAAATATAAAGATAAAAATATTAACTTACCTCAACGTCAAACAATTGCAAGTGCAGGTTATGATTTTGAGGCAGCTGAAGATATTACAATTCCATCAATCTGGTGTTTAGATTTTGTCAGAATTTACCGTTTGATTAGAAATGGACATGAACTAAATGAATTAGATTTAGAAAGAGCTGAAAAAATATTAAAGCCGATTTTAGTTCCTACGGGAATAAAAGCCTATATGCCAGAAGATGAAGTGTTAATTTTAGCTAATCGTTCTTCAAATACCTTTAAGCATAATATTTCTCTTCCTAATGGGATTGGCGTAGTTGATAGTGATTACTATAATAATGAAAAAAATGAAGGAGAACTATTTTTCCAATTTATTAATTATGGGGTACGTCCACGAAAAATAAAAAAAGGTGATCGCATCGGACAAGGGATATTTATGAAATATCTTAAAGCTGATGATGACCAGCCAGTTCAGAAAAAGCGAATTGGAGGATTTGGTTCTTCAGGAATTAATTAG
- the radA gene encoding DNA repair protein RadA, with the protein MAKVKTRYKCRNCGYISASYLGRCPNCGAWNQFEKETEQVKTVSTKATASRLMTSTGSNEPVNLKNIKTHKEERLVTPFEELNRVLGGGIVPGSLVLIGGDPGIGKSTLMLQISSALAKDNKVLYVSGEESANQIKLRADRLHVGESGILLYPETNMENIRQQIDDLKPDFLVIDSIQTMNEPSLDSMVGSASQVREVTSELMKIAKNDQITVFVIGHVTKEGSIAGPKILEHMVDTVLYFEGDSNHSYRMLRSVKNRFGAANEIGMFEMKTEGLSEVTNPSAIFLDERLPNSTGSAVVVSLEGTRPILADIQALVTPTAFGYAKRTTSGLDYNRVALLLAVLEKRGNLMLQNQDAFLTATGGIKLNEPAVDLAIAMAVASSYKNKEIAATDCFVGELGLTGEVRKVNQIEARVNEAAKVGFKRIFVPKHNMTNKLKANDKIEVIGVASLPQTLKLVFG; encoded by the coding sequence ATGGCAAAGGTTAAAACACGCTATAAATGCCGTAATTGTGGCTATATTTCAGCGTCTTATTTAGGACGTTGTCCTAATTGTGGTGCTTGGAATCAATTCGAAAAGGAAACTGAACAAGTAAAGACAGTTTCAACAAAAGCAACTGCTTCACGTTTAATGACAAGTACCGGTAGTAATGAACCAGTTAATTTAAAAAATATTAAGACCCATAAAGAAGAAAGATTGGTTACACCATTTGAAGAACTAAATCGTGTGTTGGGTGGCGGAATAGTTCCTGGATCGTTAGTCCTAATTGGAGGAGACCCAGGTATCGGAAAATCCACTTTAATGTTGCAGATTTCTAGTGCGCTGGCAAAGGATAATAAAGTTCTTTATGTTTCTGGGGAAGAATCGGCTAATCAAATTAAGCTACGGGCTGATCGCTTGCATGTTGGAGAGAGTGGTATTTTACTTTATCCAGAAACAAATATGGAAAATATCCGCCAACAAATTGACGATCTTAAACCTGATTTTTTAGTAATTGATTCAATCCAAACCATGAATGAACCATCATTAGATTCTATGGTGGGATCAGCTTCTCAAGTACGTGAAGTAACTAGTGAACTTATGAAAATTGCCAAAAATGATCAAATTACTGTTTTTGTGATTGGACATGTCACTAAAGAAGGTTCAATTGCAGGACCAAAGATTCTGGAACATATGGTTGACACTGTGCTTTACTTTGAGGGTGATAGTAATCATTCTTACCGGATGTTACGTTCCGTAAAGAATCGCTTTGGAGCGGCAAATGAAATTGGAATGTTTGAAATGAAAACTGAGGGCTTATCAGAAGTAACTAATCCTTCGGCGATCTTTTTAGATGAACGTTTACCTAATTCTACCGGATCAGCAGTCGTTGTTTCTTTAGAAGGAACACGACCAATTTTAGCGGATATTCAAGCTTTAGTAACTCCAACAGCATTTGGTTATGCTAAAAGAACTACTTCAGGGTTAGATTATAACCGAGTTGCACTTTTATTGGCTGTCTTAGAAAAGCGGGGCAATTTAATGTTGCAGAATCAAGATGCTTTTTTGACTGCAACTGGTGGAATTAAATTAAATGAGCCAGCTGTTGATTTGGCAATTGCAATGGCAGTTGCTTCAAGTTACAAGAATAAAGAAATTGCGGCTACTGATTGTTTTGTAGGAGAATTAGGATTAACTGGGGAAGTAAGAAAGGTTAATCAAATTGAAGCAAGAGTAAATGAAGCTGCAAAAGTTGGTTTTAAGAGAATTTTTGTTCCAAAACATAATATGACTAATAAATTAAAAGCTAATGACAAGATTGAAGTAATTGGAGTAGCAAGTTTACCCCAAACTTTAAAGTTAGTTTTCGGATAG
- the gltX gene encoding glutamate--tRNA ligase has translation MAKQKIRVRYAPSPTGHLHIGNARTALFNYLFARHNKGKMILRIEDTDQKRNVEGGSKSQMENLHWLGIDWDEGPDVGGDYGPYRQSERKDIYNKYIQQLIDEGKAYYSYKTEEELEAQREEQRAMGVAPHYTYEYEGMTADEIKQAQADAEAKGLKPVVRIHIPEMRTYAWDDMVKGKVSFESDTIGGDFVIQKRDGMPTYNFAVVVDDHLMEITHVLRGDDHVANTPKQLVVYEALGWEPPKFGHMTLIINSETGKKLSKRDESVLQFIEQYRDLGYLPDAMFNFITLLGWSPVGESEIFSQRELIKAFDPARLSKSPAAFDQKKLEWINNQYVKKADRDQLLDLALNNLQEAGLVDKEISPEKMEWIRQLVNIYAVQMSYTQQIVDLSKIFFEEEPELSEEEIEELKKDDARPVIEEFKKQLDSIPRFTAVQVMNAIQATRRETGVKGRKLFMPIRIASTRSMVGPGVGEAIELLGKEKTMKHIDLTLKQLSELGL, from the coding sequence TTGGCTAAACAAAAAATTCGTGTTCGTTACGCACCAAGTCCAACAGGACACTTGCATATCGGTAATGCACGTACAGCATTATTTAATTACTTATTTGCCCGTCATAATAAGGGTAAGATGATTCTTCGTATTGAAGATACTGACCAAAAACGTAACGTTGAAGGTGGTTCTAAGTCTCAAATGGAAAACCTTCATTGGCTTGGAATTGACTGGGATGAAGGTCCTGATGTTGGTGGGGATTATGGTCCTTACCGTCAATCTGAGAGAAAAGATATTTATAATAAATATATTCAACAATTAATTGATGAAGGTAAAGCTTACTATTCATATAAGACTGAAGAAGAGCTTGAAGCTCAACGTGAAGAACAACGTGCGATGGGTGTTGCTCCTCACTACACTTACGAATATGAAGGTATGACTGCTGATGAAATTAAACAAGCTCAAGCAGATGCAGAAGCAAAGGGTCTTAAACCAGTTGTAAGAATTCATATTCCAGAAATGAGAACCTATGCTTGGGATGATATGGTTAAAGGCAAGGTTTCCTTTGAATCTGATACTATCGGTGGCGATTTTGTTATTCAAAAACGTGATGGGATGCCAACATACAACTTTGCGGTAGTAGTTGATGACCATTTAATGGAAATTACTCACGTTTTACGTGGTGATGACCACGTTGCTAATACTCCTAAGCAATTAGTAGTATATGAAGCACTTGGCTGGGAACCACCTAAGTTTGGTCATATGACTTTGATTATTAATTCCGAAACTGGTAAAAAGCTTTCTAAACGTGACGAATCAGTTCTTCAATTTATTGAACAATATCGTGATCTTGGTTACTTACCAGATGCAATGTTTAACTTCATCACTTTACTTGGTTGGTCACCAGTTGGTGAAAGTGAGATTTTCTCACAAAGAGAATTAATTAAGGCTTTTGATCCTGCTCGTTTATCAAAATCACCTGCTGCTTTTGACCAAAAGAAACTTGAATGGATCAATAACCAATACGTAAAAAAGGCTGATCGTGATCAATTATTAGATTTAGCTTTGAATAACTTACAAGAAGCTGGCTTAGTTGACAAAGAAATTAGTCCTGAAAAGATGGAATGGATCCGTCAACTTGTAAATATCTATGCAGTTCAAATGTCATATACTCAACAAATTGTTGATCTTTCTAAGATTTTCTTTGAGGAAGAACCTGAACTTTCAGAAGAAGAAATCGAAGAACTTAAGAAAGATGATGCTCGTCCAGTAATTGAAGAATTTAAGAAACAATTAGACAGTATTCCACGTTTTACTGCAGTTCAAGTGATGAACGCCATTCAAGCAACTAGACGTGAAACTGGAGTTAAGGGTAGAAAGTTATTTATGCCAATCAGAATTGCTTCAACCCGTTCAATGGTTGGACCAGGTGTTGGTGAAGCAATCGAATTATTGGGTAAAGAAAAGACTATGAAACATATTGATTTAACTTTAAAGCAATTAAGTGAACTTGGGCTTTAA
- the cysS gene encoding cysteine--tRNA ligase produces MKVFNTLTRKKEEFKPLEAKKVSMYVCGPTVYNYIHIGNARSVIAFDTIRRYFEYRGYEVKYISNFTDVDDKMINEARREKITVPELADKFITAYEEDTAALNIKPATFHPRATHEIKDIIAFVAELINKGYAYEVNGNVYYRAKKFADYGKLSDQNIAELEEGASSHIDSKEQEEKEDPIDFALWKAQKETDEIAWDSPWGKGRPGWHIECSVMSTKYLGATFDIHGGGQDLEFPHHENEIAQSEAETGQKFVNYWLHNGFVTVGKNQEKMSKSLHNFVTVHDILKVVDPQVLRFYMSSVQYRRPINYSEDGLKQAQTVLERYKNTLRLTKDRLAEDSLTITDDEFRADLEQAKAEFIEAMDDDFNVQNALSVVYELVSKANSHLQEDQIDRSAITNFKELLTDWLSIFGVDLDKPQANSDDEQEIEALIAKRDEARKNKDWAASDQIRDQLKDMGIIVEDSPQGTRWHRA; encoded by the coding sequence GTGAAAGTTTTTAACACTTTAACCCGTAAAAAAGAGGAATTTAAACCACTTGAAGCTAAGAAAGTTAGCATGTATGTTTGTGGCCCAACCGTCTATAACTACATCCATATCGGTAATGCTAGAAGTGTCATTGCTTTTGATACGATTAGACGCTATTTTGAGTATCGGGGATATGAAGTAAAGTATATTTCTAATTTCACAGATGTCGATGACAAAATGATTAATGAAGCTAGAAGGGAAAAGATTACTGTTCCTGAATTAGCGGATAAATTTATTACAGCTTATGAAGAAGATACGGCAGCTTTAAATATTAAACCAGCCACTTTTCATCCACGTGCAACTCACGAAATAAAGGACATTATTGCTTTTGTTGCAGAATTAATTAATAAGGGATATGCCTATGAAGTAAATGGCAATGTGTACTATCGTGCTAAAAAGTTTGCTGATTATGGGAAATTAAGTGATCAAAATATTGCTGAACTTGAAGAAGGTGCTTCAAGCCATATTGATAGTAAAGAGCAAGAAGAAAAAGAAGATCCAATTGATTTTGCTTTATGGAAAGCACAAAAAGAAACTGATGAAATAGCCTGGGATTCACCCTGGGGAAAAGGGCGCCCTGGTTGGCATATTGAATGTTCAGTAATGAGTACTAAATATTTAGGTGCTACCTTTGATATTCATGGTGGTGGACAAGATTTAGAGTTCCCACATCACGAAAATGAAATTGCTCAAAGTGAAGCAGAAACTGGCCAAAAGTTTGTTAATTATTGGCTCCATAATGGTTTCGTAACAGTCGGGAAAAATCAGGAAAAGATGTCAAAGTCCTTACATAATTTTGTTACGGTTCATGACATTCTGAAAGTAGTTGATCCCCAGGTTTTACGTTTTTACATGTCGAGTGTTCAGTATCGTCGTCCCATCAATTACTCTGAAGATGGCTTGAAGCAAGCGCAGACAGTATTAGAACGTTATAAGAATACATTACGTTTGACTAAAGACCGTTTAGCTGAAGATAGTTTAACGATTACAGATGATGAATTTAGAGCCGATCTTGAGCAAGCAAAGGCAGAATTTATTGAAGCTATGGATGATGACTTTAATGTACAAAATGCATTGAGTGTAGTCTATGAGTTGGTTTCAAAAGCTAATAGTCATCTGCAAGAAGATCAAATTGATCGTAGTGCTATTACTAACTTCAAAGAATTATTAACTGACTGGTTAAGTATTTTTGGAGTAGATTTGGACAAACCTCAAGCAAATTCAGATGATGAACAAGAGATTGAAGCATTAATTGCTAAAAGAGATGAAGCTCGTAAAAATAAAGATTGGGCAGCTAGTGATCAAATTCGTGACCAATTAAAAGATATGGGAATCATTGTTGAAGATAGTCCTCAAGGAACGAGGTGGCACCGTGCTTAA
- a CDS encoding Mini-ribonuclease 3, with protein sequence MLKPKVLKEKKQNPNGLGPLTLAYLGDGVYEVYIRRHLVKGGIVKPQMLQRYATHYVSAKAQASLITKMKDLKMLSEEELAAFQRGRNAKSHTHAKNTSINTYKLSTGFEAMFGYLDLLGETKRIEELVVWCIEQVENGGLENYEFK encoded by the coding sequence GTGCTTAAGCCAAAAGTATTAAAAGAAAAAAAGCAAAATCCTAATGGCTTAGGGCCTTTAACATTAGCCTACTTAGGTGATGGCGTATACGAGGTCTATATTAGACGACACTTAGTTAAAGGTGGAATCGTTAAACCGCAAATGTTACAAAGATATGCAACGCACTATGTTTCTGCTAAAGCACAAGCATCTTTAATTACTAAAATGAAAGATTTAAAGATGTTAAGTGAAGAAGAATTAGCGGCATTTCAACGTGGTCGTAACGCTAAAAGTCACACCCATGCCAAGAATACTTCGATTAATACTTACAAATTATCTACTGGCTTTGAAGCAATGTTTGGTTACCTTGATTTATTAGGAGAGACTAAACGAATTGAGGAATTAGTAGTTTGGTGTATTGAACAAGTAGAAAATGGAGGACTTGAAAATTATGAATTCAAATAA
- the rlmB gene encoding 23S rRNA (guanosine(2251)-2'-O)-methyltransferase RlmB: MNSNNDFVFGRHAGLDFLKTQDAEKINKVFLQNGVREDFANQVYQLARKKHLIVQNVPKNKLDQLTDNGNHQGLVLAVSSFEYAIFEDLLDKFDAEGKEPFLLMLDSIEDPHNLGSILRTCDATGVDGVIIPQRRASGLTSVVAKTSTGAIDYVPVARVNNLVQTTKLLKKRGYWIFGTAMEGQDYRQWNAQGKTVLVIGNEGKGISPLLLKQMDQTLTIPMIGHVQSLNASVATGVLLYQMFSSRHGGK; encoded by the coding sequence ATGAATTCAAATAATGATTTTGTTTTTGGACGTCATGCCGGCCTGGATTTCTTAAAAACTCAAGACGCCGAAAAAATTAATAAAGTATTTTTACAAAATGGGGTACGAGAAGATTTTGCTAATCAAGTTTATCAATTAGCTCGCAAAAAGCACCTTATTGTCCAAAATGTGCCTAAAAACAAGTTAGATCAACTTACTGACAATGGTAATCACCAAGGCTTAGTCTTAGCAGTTTCTTCTTTTGAATATGCAATTTTTGAAGATTTACTAGATAAATTTGATGCTGAAGGTAAAGAACCCTTTTTATTAATGCTTGATTCAATTGAAGATCCACACAATCTGGGGTCAATTTTACGTACCTGCGATGCAACAGGGGTAGATGGCGTTATTATTCCTCAAAGAAGAGCAAGTGGTTTAACTTCTGTTGTAGCTAAGACTTCCACTGGAGCTATTGATTATGTACCAGTAGCTCGTGTTAATAATTTAGTTCAAACAACCAAGTTACTCAAAAAACGTGGCTATTGGATTTTTGGTACAGCAATGGAAGGTCAAGACTATCGTCAGTGGAACGCACAAGGAAAAACAGTTTTAGTAATTGGTAATGAAGGAAAGGGCATTTCCCCATTACTTCTAAAACAAATGGATCAAACTTTAACTATTCCAATGATAGGTCATGTTCAATCATTAAATGCAAGTGTTGCAACTGGTGTTTTACTATATCAGATGTTTTCTAGTAGACATGGTGGAAAATAA
- a CDS encoding sigma-70 family RNA polymerase sigma factor, producing the protein MEKKNEYDLIIGVKNKNDEDLRELMQRYMPLVNSIKKRYYIRHYDSDDWDQDAMMICYETCCLFDFKLNKSFGAFYKTKLSNHARSLLRYELAKRREPYRKAISYEVATTNGMVNEESRELSITPEREIYQKYLTNLSKLELIATLFLLGMMTQKQACSLAQCSYMQLLQAKGRCKKKLTQELK; encoded by the coding sequence ATGGAAAAAAAGAATGAATATGATCTAATTATAGGTGTGAAAAATAAGAATGATGAAGACTTAAGAGAATTAATGCAGCGTTACATGCCTTTAGTTAATAGTATTAAGAAGCGCTATTATATTAGACATTATGACAGTGATGATTGGGATCAAGATGCGATGATGATTTGTTATGAAACTTGTTGCTTATTTGATTTTAAATTGAATAAATCTTTTGGAGCTTTTTATAAAACCAAGCTGTCTAATCATGCGCGTTCACTTTTACGCTATGAATTGGCAAAGAGACGTGAGCCATATCGCAAAGCAATTTCTTATGAGGTGGCTACTACTAATGGCATGGTCAATGAAGAGAGCCGAGAATTAAGTATCACACCAGAAAGAGAAATTTATCAAAAGTACCTTACAAATTTGAGTAAACTAGAATTAATTGCAACTTTATTTTTATTAGGGATGATGACCCAAAAACAAGCCTGTAGTCTTGCACAGTGTTCCTACATGCAACTACTGCAGGCTAAAGGCCGCTGCAAGAAAAAACTGACTCAAGAATTAAAATAA
- a CDS encoding gluconokinase encodes MKEVIGIDIGTTASKGVLYDEAGNQLAQLSQAYPLIQDHVDQAEEDPKVIFAAVQHILFELAKIAKRKGTLAAISWSAQMHSLIGLNENFEPLSNSFTWADNRAQNYVANNNQIYLKTGLPNHPMGPIYKLRWLKQKNPQLYQQVKYWVGIKEYIIARLTGQLKEDMTLAAGTGLLNMHTLSWDADLLKSLTLKPDQLPDLAMPDEIAGYLTPEYSQKLGIGTEVPIIMGASDGYLSTIGVGVLDHNEFALNVGTSGAVRTLVPQPLTDKNGKFFSYASPNKQYLIGGPVNNGGIVFAWAKNTLFGPNAAAEDYLAAAETVPAGSNGLLFHPYLGGERAPIWNPAARGSFIGLTRNHTQPQMARSVLEGIVYNLAGVGQTLREQVGQPDTLRITGGFVKSELIRQMLADVFELPVQTMKQEQGGSIGAFFLAGLALGWFHDFADIKEFAQPDKTYYPKAQNVHIYQELLQLYREIEKDLEPTYLQLAKWQENHPQK; translated from the coding sequence ATGAAAGAAGTTATTGGAATCGATATTGGAACAACTGCTTCTAAAGGCGTACTTTATGATGAAGCAGGTAATCAATTAGCCCAATTAAGTCAAGCTTATCCTTTAATTCAAGATCATGTTGATCAGGCAGAAGAAGATCCCAAGGTGATTTTTGCAGCTGTTCAACACATATTGTTTGAATTGGCTAAGATTGCTAAGCGTAAAGGGACTTTAGCGGCTATTTCTTGGTCTGCTCAAATGCATAGCTTAATCGGTTTAAATGAAAATTTTGAGCCTCTCTCCAATAGCTTTACTTGGGCAGATAATCGAGCACAGAATTATGTTGCTAATAATAATCAAATTTACTTAAAGACGGGATTACCAAATCATCCGATGGGGCCAATCTATAAGTTGCGCTGGTTAAAACAAAAAAATCCCCAACTTTACCAGCAAGTAAAATATTGGGTTGGAATTAAAGAATACATTATTGCTCGTTTAACAGGTCAATTAAAAGAAGATATGACCTTGGCGGCGGGTACGGGACTTTTAAATATGCATACCTTAAGTTGGGATGCTGACCTACTGAAAAGTCTTACACTTAAACCGGATCAACTCCCTGATTTAGCAATGCCAGATGAGATAGCTGGATACTTGACTCCGGAATATAGTCAAAAGCTAGGAATTGGAACAGAGGTACCGATTATTATGGGTGCAAGCGATGGCTACTTATCTACGATCGGTGTTGGGGTGCTTGATCACAACGAATTTGCTTTAAATGTTGGAACTTCTGGTGCTGTAAGGACATTGGTGCCCCAACCTCTAACAGATAAAAATGGTAAATTTTTTAGTTATGCATCACCCAATAAGCAATATTTAATAGGTGGGCCGGTAAATAATGGTGGAATTGTGTTTGCTTGGGCTAAAAATACTTTGTTTGGTCCGAATGCAGCTGCAGAAGATTATTTAGCGGCGGCTGAAACAGTTCCAGCGGGAAGTAATGGCTTATTATTTCATCCATATCTGGGTGGTGAAAGAGCTCCAATTTGGAATCCTGCTGCACGTGGATCTTTTATAGGTTTGACTAGGAATCATACTCAGCCACAAATGGCTCGTAGTGTCTTAGAAGGGATTGTTTATAATTTAGCTGGTGTTGGGCAAACATTGCGTGAACAGGTTGGTCAACCAGATACTTTAAGAATTACGGGTGGCTTTGTGAAAAGTGAATTAATTAGGCAAATGCTAGCTGATGTATTTGAATTACCAGTTCAAACAATGAAGCAAGAACAAGGTGGAAGTATTGGAGCATTTTTCTTAGCTGGATTAGCTTTAGGCTGGTTTCATGATTTTGCTGACATCAAAGAGTTTGCCCAGCCAGATAAGACATATTATCCGAAGGCTCAAAATGTACATATTTACCAAGAACTTTTACAGCTTTATCGCGAAATTGAAAAAGATTTAGAACCTACTTATTTACAATTAGCCAAATGGCAAGAGAATCATCCACAAAAGTAA
- a CDS encoding glycerate kinase translates to MKIVIAPDSFKGSLTAKEVSQAIYAGIKPIFPAADYELIPMADGGEGTMETLVSANEGKILTTSVRSPLNYLVEAKYGLLENQDTAVIEMAQASGIQYITAETANPLIATTFGSGQLIKAALDQDVKKIIIGLGGSATNDGGAGMAQALGAKLLDRFGNEIPFGGGHLNDLDHIDITDLDPRLKNVKIILASDVKNPLTGKNGASAVFGPQKGATPEMVKILDQNLQHFAAIVKKDLHLDLANIPGAGAAGGLAFGLMAFAGAQLHSGIDLVLKETNFAQKVKAANLVFTGEGGTDFQTQYGKTPFGVAQLAKKIAPDCSVICLTGNIGAGIDQLYGDDKIDAIFATESGAKDLAQAMKDSSNDIKILSENIARLLKSYHFSQN, encoded by the coding sequence ATGAAGATTGTAATTGCACCCGATTCTTTTAAAGGATCTTTAACAGCAAAAGAAGTTAGTCAAGCTATTTATGCTGGAATCAAACCAATCTTTCCAGCAGCTGATTATGAATTAATCCCAATGGCTGATGGTGGTGAAGGCACCATGGAAACACTTGTAAGTGCAAATGAAGGAAAAATTTTAACTACTTCAGTTCGTTCCCCACTTAATTATCTTGTAGAAGCAAAATACGGTTTACTCGAAAATCAAGATACCGCAGTAATTGAAATGGCGCAGGCCAGTGGAATTCAATATATCACTGCTGAAACAGCTAATCCTTTAATTGCTACTACTTTTGGGAGTGGTCAATTAATCAAAGCTGCTTTGGATCAAGATGTCAAAAAAATAATAATTGGCCTAGGTGGTAGTGCTACTAACGATGGTGGCGCAGGGATGGCACAAGCACTCGGAGCCAAACTCCTCGATCGTTTTGGCAATGAAATTCCTTTTGGTGGCGGCCACCTTAACGACCTTGATCATATTGATATTACAGACTTAGATCCACGTCTGAAAAATGTCAAAATTATTCTTGCCAGTGATGTAAAAAATCCTTTAACTGGTAAAAATGGTGCTTCAGCAGTCTTCGGCCCGCAAAAAGGTGCTACCCCTGAAATGGTTAAAATACTTGATCAAAATCTCCAGCATTTTGCGGCAATCGTAAAAAAGGATCTTCATTTAGATTTAGCAAATATACCAGGCGCAGGTGCAGCTGGTGGCTTGGCCTTCGGCTTAATGGCCTTTGCTGGTGCCCAACTTCATTCAGGGATTGATTTGGTTCTTAAAGAAACCAATTTTGCTCAAAAAGTTAAAGCTGCAAATCTAGTATTTACGGGTGAAGGTGGAACAGATTTTCAAACGCAATACGGCAAAACTCCTTTTGGAGTAGCCCAACTAGCTAAGAAAATAGCACCTGATTGTTCAGTAATTTGCTTAACAGGAAATATTGGGGCAGGAATCGATCAATTATATGGTGATGACAAAATCGATGCAATCTTTGCGACTGAATCAGGTGCTAAAGACCTCGCCCAAGCCATGAAAGATAGCAGCAATGATATTAAAATTTTGTCAGAGAATATTGCTAGATTGTTAAAGTCTTATCATTTTTCACAAAACTAA